Part of the Arthrobacter globiformis genome is shown below.
GACCTCGCAAGCTCGCCCAGGGAACCCTGCCGGCGTGGGCCCAGGCGTCAGTCTGGCGCCACGGCTTCCCAGCCGACGGTAAGTTCCCCGAGCCGCCAGCGCGAGGGGCCATCCTGTACCGGCCACCCGCCGTCGAGCAGCGCCCGGCACATGGCCGTCCACCGTTGCCTGTTTCCAAAGGGCGCCAAGGGCGCCGCCTCGAGCCATGCCCGGTCCATCGCCTTCAGCAGCGTGTGGATGCGTTCGCCGGGAACATTGCGGTGGATGAGGGCCTTGGGCAGGCGTTCCGCGATCTCGGACGGTAGCCCGAAACTCCCGAACCGCACCGACATGGTGAGGCTCAGCGGCCGCTCAGCAGCAAGGGCGATCCAGGCGGAGCGGCGGCCTATCTCGTCGCATGTCCCATCGATGAACAGGCCATCCGGAGCCAGCCGGCCCTGCACCAGTTCCCAGATGCCGCGGACGTCCGCTTCCTCGTACTGACGCAGCACGTTGAACGCGCGCACAAACACCGGGTCTCCGGGCACCGGAAGTTCGAATCCGCCGTTGTGGAAACTCAGGCCCGGGCGCTCCAGTGCCTTCGCTGCACGCACGCGTTCCGGTTCTATCTCGATCCCGCAGACGCGCACATCCGGCCGTACCGCCCGGAGCCGTTCAAAGAGTTCGACGGCGGTGGCCGGCGAAGCGCCGTAGCCCAGGTCCACCACGAGCGGGTCGGCTGCCCTCCGGAGCCGCCAGGCCTGCGGCCCGGCCAGCCACCTGTCCAGCCTGCGCATGCGGTTCGGGTTGGTGGTGCCGCGGGTCACGTTCCCCACCGGCTTGCCCCGGCTGGTCACCACCCGCTCTGCTTTCTGCACCACGGCACCAGCTTAACGGGGAGCCCTGCCTACAGGATGCGGGCGGTCCTGCCGCGTGATGTAACTCTCGGCACCCGCGGGCCGCGCTCGGCTAGGATGAAAATCATGACTTACAAGCTGATTCTGCTGCGCCACGGCCACAGCGAATGGAACGCCAAGAACCTGTTCACCGGCTGGGTGGATGTAGACCTGAACGATCAGGGCCGCGAGGAAGCAGCACGCGGTGGGGAACTGCTGGTTGAGAACAACATTCTCCCGGACATCCTCTACACCTCGCTCCTGAAGCGGGCCATCAACACGGCCAACATCTCCCTGGACAAGGCCGACCGTGGCTGGATCCCCGTTAAGCGCGACTGGCGCCTCAACGAGCGCCACTACGGTGCCCTGCAGGGCAAGGACAAGGCCCAGACCCTGGCCGAATTCGGCG
Proteins encoded:
- a CDS encoding class I SAM-dependent methyltransferase; protein product: MVQKAERVVTSRGKPVGNVTRGTTNPNRMRRLDRWLAGPQAWRLRRAADPLVVDLGYGASPATAVELFERLRAVRPDVRVCGIEIEPERVRAAKALERPGLSFHNGGFELPVPGDPVFVRAFNVLRQYEEADVRGIWELVQGRLAPDGLFIDGTCDEIGRRSAWIALAAERPLSLTMSVRFGSFGLPSEIAERLPKALIHRNVPGERIHTLLKAMDRAWLEAAPLAPFGNRQRWTAMCRALLDGGWPVQDGPSRWRLGELTVGWEAVAPD